In Pseudochaenichthys georgianus chromosome 6, fPseGeo1.2, whole genome shotgun sequence, a single window of DNA contains:
- the fam107b gene encoding protein FAM107B isoform X1: MTTMFRYSVFLQDPCDPGLSLSPGRSVMAEPDYLEGDCDELIKPKKLINPVKNSRNHQDLHRELLMNQKRGLAAQNKPELQKVLEKRKREQVLKAQKEEQEAHKKRSDLEIELMKRQQKLEQLELEQQKNEDEQENTPEFVKMKSNLRRTKQESDGEERTT, translated from the exons ATGACGACCATGTTCAGATATTCCGTCTTTTTGCAGG ATCCGTGTGACCCTGGTTTATCGCTGTCCCCGGGGAGGAGTGTCATGGCAGAGCCCGACTACCTGGAGGGAGACTGTGATGAGCTCATCAAACCCAAGAAGCTGATCAACCCGGTGAAGAACTCTCGTAACCACCAGGACCTGCACCGAGAGCTGCTCATGAACCAGAAGAG GGGTCTGGCTGCTCAAAACAAACCTGAGCTCCAGAAAGTTCTGGAGAAGAGAAAGAGGGAACAAGTTCTCAAGGCTCAGAAAGAGGAGCAGGAAGCCCACAAGAAGAGGAGCGACCTGGAGATAGAGCTCATGAAAAGACAACAGAAACTAGAGCAG CTGGAGCTGGAGCAACAGAAAAATGAGGATGAACAGGAGAACACCCCGGAGTTTGTGAAGATGAAGAGCAACCTGCGCAGGACCAAGCAGGAGAGCGACGGGGAGGAACGGACCACCTAA
- the fam107b gene encoding protein FAM107B isoform X2: MAEPDYLEGDCDELIKPKKLINPVKNSRNHQDLHRELLMNQKRGLAAQNKPELQKVLEKRKREQVLKAQKEEQEAHKKRSDLEIELMKRQQKLEQLELEQQKNEDEQENTPEFVKMKSNLRRTKQESDGEERTT, encoded by the exons ATGGCAGAGCCCGACTACCTGGAGGGAGACTGTGATGAGCTCATCAAACCCAAGAAGCTGATCAACCCGGTGAAGAACTCTCGTAACCACCAGGACCTGCACCGAGAGCTGCTCATGAACCAGAAGAG GGGTCTGGCTGCTCAAAACAAACCTGAGCTCCAGAAAGTTCTGGAGAAGAGAAAGAGGGAACAAGTTCTCAAGGCTCAGAAAGAGGAGCAGGAAGCCCACAAGAAGAGGAGCGACCTGGAGATAGAGCTCATGAAAAGACAACAGAAACTAGAGCAG CTGGAGCTGGAGCAACAGAAAAATGAGGATGAACAGGAGAACACCCCGGAGTTTGTGAAGATGAAGAGCAACCTGCGCAGGACCAAGCAGGAGAGCGACGGGGAGGAACGGACCACCTAA
- the LOC117448675 gene encoding glycine cleavage system H protein, mitochondrial-like — protein MAACGLLRSLSSNFFTVLPLLNRSVTLSPLRLASTPYFGRTITTSSRVTADLKFTDKHEWIRVEDDGNGTVGISKFAQEALGDVVYCGLPEVGTQLAQQDEFGALESVKAASELYSPLTGEVVEVNTLLADNPGLVNKSCYTDGWLMKMTIGNPAELNALMDEAAYDRYIRSIED, from the exons ATGGCCGCCTGTGGGCTACTCCGTTCCCTGTCTTCcaactttttcacagttttgcCATTACTCAACCGCTCGGTAACACTTTCACCGTTGCGGCTGGCATCTACACCTTACTTTGGAAGAACCATAACCACTTCTAGTCGAGTAACAGCAG ATCTTAAATTCACAGACAAGCACGAATGGATCCGGGTAGAAGACGACGGGAATGGGACTGTCGGTATCAGCAAGTTTGCGCAA GAGGCTCTGGGGGATGTAGTTTACTGTGGACTGCCAGAGGTGGGGACACAGCTGGCTCAGCAAG ATGAGTTTGGGGCTCTGGAAAGTGTGAAGGCTGCCAGTGAGCTTTACTCCCCCCTGACTGGAGAAGTTGTAGAGGTCAATACTCTCCTGGCAGACAACCCAGGTCTGGTCAACAAATCCTGCTACACAGATG gctggctgatgaagatgaCCATTGGCAACCCTGCAGAGCTGAATGCTCTAATGGATGAAGCAGCCTATGACAGATACATCCGTTCCATTGAGGACTAA
- the LOC117448674 gene encoding deoxyribodipyrimidine photo-lyase, which produces MAPSAAASEDRKGLVRRMLIDVLMGREDPEGFFAMCVSALGPQETRSQFLALIQPLSTANSSLHSGLTSIYEQYFSKTEDDELQLALALSLLEVKNDQLSTPSQDSPLQPPRDRPNQRSPAQKSTVSQPQGNSNTKPADGVGRREHTITTQTEARVKASPLQTFRETELQKNNVDKYKMGTPGTSLAGCVSSPSGLLLKQNTIEKDNQMRNEGDFNQPETPKHSKNSRQRRKGAGQKVVGLPCSPSAQPPVLLWFRRDLRLGDNPALIGSLEVGSPVIPVFIWSPEEEEGPGITVAMGGACTYWLHQALSCFSSSLERIGSHLVFLKANGSSLCTLKELVRETGARTVLANALYEPWLKERDDDVESALQKDGVECKMYHSYCLRDPYSVSTEGVGLRGIGSVSHFMNCCRQNPGSALGAPLDPPVSLPTPAYWPQGVSLDVLGLGRMPRRKDGTMIDWAANIRKSWDFSEGGACARLEAFLNDGVYRYEKESGRADAPNTSCLSPYLHFGQLSPRWLLWDAKGARCRPPKFQRKLAWRDLAYWQLTLFPDLPWESLRPPYKALRWSSDRDHLKAWQRGRTGYPLVDAAMRQLWLTGWMNNYMRHVVASFLIAYLYLPWQEGYRWFQDTLVDADVAIDAMMWQNGGMCGLDHWNFVMHPVDAAMTCDPYGSYVRKWCSELAELPDELVHKPWKCPAPMLRRAGLVFGQTYPERIVTDLEERRSRSLQDVALVRKEFGQYVDKRSGCDLVPLPQRLVSEALGLSHRDDGVVTEGQQFLFPVITRMEFKHQLEDPDADAVSNPYNAVLKGYVSRKRDETIAFLNERDFTASVMYEGVQRKERLESDYRRIEGLPGLPAPRGRARRTPTAKDRFSVVPGGAVSSLR; this is translated from the exons ATGGCTCCTTCAGCGGCTGCTAGTGAAGACAGGAAAGGCTTGGTGAGGAGGATGTTAATAGACGTTCTGATGGGTCGAGAAGATCCAGAGGGGTTCTTTGCGATGTGTGTGTCCGCTCTAGGGCCCCAGGAGACCCGCTCGCAGTTCCTGGCCCTCATCCAGCCCCTGTCCACGGCCAACAGCTCCCTGCACTCCGGCCTCACCTCCATCTACGAGCAATATTTCTCCAAG ACTGAAGATGATGAACTGCAACTCGCATTGGCTCTCTCTCTACTGGAAGTGAAAAATGACCAGCTGTCAACCCCCAGCCAAGACTCCCCACTTCAGCCACCTAGAGACAGACCAAATCAGAGAAGCCCTGCTCAAAAGTCAACAGTATCTCAGCCTCAGGGAAACAGCAACACCAAGCCAGCAGATGGAGTTGGTAGGAGAGAACACACCATCACAACACAAACTGAAGCCAGGGTCAAGGCGAGCCCATTACAGACATTCAGAGAAACTGAGCTTCAGAAAAACAATGTTGACAAATATAAAATGGGGACACCGGGGACAAGTCTGGCTGGGTGTGTCTCCAGTCCGTCCGGCTTGCTTTTAAAGCAAAACACGATTGAAAAAGATAACCAAATGAGGAACGAGGGAGATTTTAATCAACCAGAGACACCAAAACACTCTAAGAACAGCCGGCAGAGGCGTAAAGGCGCTGGCCAGAAGGTTGTAGGTTTGCCCTGTTCTCCATCAGCACAACCACCCGTTCTGCTGTGGTTCAGGAGGGACTTGCGACTTGGGGACAATCCTGCTCTCATCGGCTCTCTGGAGGTTGGTTCACCCGTCATCCCTGTCTTCATCTGGAGCcctgaagaggaggagggaccTGGGATAACAGTGGCTATGGGGGGAGCCT GTACATACTGGCTTCATCAAGCTTTGTCTTGTTTCTCTTCATCTCTGGAGCGCATTGGCAGCCATCTTGTCTTTCTTAAGGCAAATGGATCATCTCTGTGTACCCTTAAGGAGCTAGTAAGAGAGACGGGAGCTAGAACGGTCTTGGCTAACGCCCTCTATGAGCCCTGGCTGAAGGAAAGGGATGATGATGTAGAGTCAGCCCTTCAGAAAGATGGTGTTGAATGCAAGATGTACCACTCATACTGTCTCAGAGACCCCTACTCTGTCAGCACTGAGGGTGTGGGACTCAGAG GAATAGGTTCAGTGTCTCACTTCATGAACTGCTGTAGACAGAACCCAGGGTCTGCATTAGGGGCCCCTCTGGACCCTCCTGTATCTCTACCCACACCCGCGTATTGGCCTCAGGGTGTCTCTTTGGACGTGCTAGGCCTGGGTCGTATGCCCCGCAGGAAGGATGGCACAATG ATTGACTGGGCAGCTAACATCCGCAAATCCTGGGATTTCAGCGAGGGTGGAGCATGTGCCCGGCTAGAAGCCTTTCTGAATGATG GTGTGTATAGATATGAAAAAGAGTCAGGCAGGGCAGATGCCCCAAATACCAGCTGTCTGTCTCCCTACCTTCACTTCGGTCAGTTAAGCCCTCGCTGGCTGTTATGGGATGCCAAAGGGGCGCGCTGTCGACCCCCGAAGTTCCAACGCAAATTGGCCTGGAGAGATTTGGCTTACTGGCAGCTGACATTGTTTCCTGATCTCCCCTGGGAATCCCTCAGACCTCCATACAAG GCTCTGCGGTGGAGCAGTGATAGAGACCACCTGAAGGCCTGGCAGCGGGGGCGGACAGGCTACCCTCTGGTGGACGCAGCCATGAGGCAGCTGTGGCTGACAGGTTGGATGAATAACTACATGAGACATGTGGTGGCGTCTTTTCTAATAGCATATCTCTATCTCCCATGGCAAGAAGGCTATCGTTGGTTCCAG GACACCCTGGTGGATGCAGATGTTGCCATAGATGCTATGATGTGGCAGAATGGAGGCATGTGTGGTCTGGATCACTGGAACTTTGTCATGCACCCTGTCGATGCAGCCATGACCTGCGACCCCTATGGCAGCTATGTTCGAAAATGGTGTTCAGAACTTGCCGAGCTACCTGATGAGCTTGTTCATAAACCTTGGAAATGTCCTGCACCCATGCTACGACGTGCTG GTCTGGTCTTTGGCCAAACGTATCCTGAGCGAATAGTTACAGATCTGGAGGAGCGGAGGAGTCGTTCGCTGCAAGATGTGGCTCTGGTGCGGAAAGAGTTTGGACAATATGTGGACAAGCGCTCAGGCTGCGACTTGGTGCCTCTGCCCCAACGCCtggtctctgaggctctgggcTTGTCACACAGGGATGACGGCGTGGTGACAGAGGGACAGCAGTTCCTGTTTCCCGTTATCACCCGCATGGAATTCAAACACCAGCTGGAAGATCCAGACGCAGATGCCGTCTCGAATCCCTACAATGCTGTTCTGAAAGGATACGTGAGCCGCAAGAGGGATGAGACCATCGCCTTCCTCAATGAGAGAGACTTTACTGCCAGTGTGATGTACGAGGGAGTTCAGAGAAAGGAGAGGCTGGAGAGCGACTACCGTAGAATTGAGGGACTTCCTGGGCTTCCTGCGCCTCGAGGCAGGGCCAGACGAACTCCAACAGCCAAGGACCGGTTTTCTGTAGTACCTGGTGGAGCAGTCTCGTCACTCAGGTGA